Below is a genomic region from Candidatus Binataceae bacterium.
CAGGTAGCAGAGCACGCTCAGGTCGGCGAAGATGTGCGCGAGAATCGACGTCTCGAGACCCCAGCGCCAGTAAACGTAGCCCAGCACGATTCCCGCAACCGCGCGCGGTTCGAGGAGCATCTGCACCGTACGCGGCTCCCACCAAAGCGTTCCCTCGCCGGTCGCCGCGTGGATCGCGCCGAACATCAGTCCCTGAAGCACGATCGCGGTCCACCACGCCCGCGCGCCAAGCCCGCCTGCGGGCGCGCGCAGCAATTTCGCGATCAGCCACACCAACACCGTCATCAAGAAGAGGCGGAAATGGATCTCCTCGATGATCGGAAAGCCGACGCCGATCGCTGCCGGATGCGCCTTGAAGAGCTCGAAGGCTTTGCGACCGGCTTCCTTTACCGCGGGGGGCGTCTGCGCGGCAAGCGCCGACGACCACGTCGCCTTGACTAAGATAGCCTGCACGATACGTGTACCCAGAACCGAAACCGCCGCCGCGCCCGCAGCGGCATAGAGCAGTTCACTGAACGCGGGGGCCGGGCCATCGGCGCCGACTAGCCGCATCAGCGCGCTCGGAATGAAGTCCGGCCGGCGCGCCGAGCGGCATCCGATTCCCACCAGGAACAACATCTCCGCAAGCGCGATCGTGAACGCGCGCAGATGCTTGTCCGGCGGGATAGGAAGCACCGGCGCGCAGAGAAACCATCCTGCCATCCCCAGTGCGAGGAGCAGGACAAATTCTATCGAGCCCGAATTGCGAACCTGCGCGTGCGGCGGATGTCCTTCCAAATCGGCGCCGACGGCGATACTCGGACTTTCCACGATGAGATGTCCCTCCCGCGCCGCTGAAGGCGGCTGCACTC
It encodes:
- a CDS encoding CPBP family intramembrane glutamic endopeptidase; this encodes MESPSIAVGADLEGHPPHAQVRNSGSIEFVLLLALGMAGWFLCAPVLPIPPDKHLRAFTIALAEMLFLVGIGCRSARRPDFIPSALMRLVGADGPAPAFSELLYAAAGAAAVSVLGTRIVQAILVKATWSSALAAQTPPAVKEAGRKAFELFKAHPAAIGVGFPIIEEIHFRLFLMTVLVWLIAKLLRAPAGGLGARAWWTAIVLQGLMFGAIHAATGEGTLWWEPRTVQMLLEPRAVAGIVLGYVYWRWGLETSILAHIFADLSVLCYLMLFAHGG